A window from Primulina huaijiensis isolate GDHJ02 chromosome 13, ASM1229523v2, whole genome shotgun sequence encodes these proteins:
- the LOC140990966 gene encoding cycloeucalenol cycloisomerase-like, whose translation MGGAEVGGSSNSNLWLAQDPSKRWGEVFFLIYTPFWLTFCLGIVVPYKLYENFTKWEYLFLGLVSALPTFIIPMILVGKADSSLCWKDRYWVKANLWVILFSYVGNYFWTHYFFTVLGASYTFPSWKMNNVPHTTFLLTHVCFLFYHVSSNMTLRRIQHSIAHLPEKTQSLFKAAWILALSYFIAYLETLAISNFPYYEFVDRASMYKVGSLFYAIYFFVSFPMFLRIDEKPGDPWDLPRVAIDALGAAMLVTIILDLWRIFLGPIVPLSNSNQCSQPGLPWFPVNA comes from the exons ATGGGAG GTGCTGAAGTGGGTGGTAGCTCAAATTCAAATCTTTGGTTGGCTCAAGACCCCAGCAAGAGATGGGGGGAAGTATTTTTCCTTATCTACACTCCTTTTTGGCTCACTTTTTGTCTTGGCATTGTTGTACCCTACAAACTTTATGAG AATTTCACCAAGTGGGAATACCTTTTTCTGGGACTTGTTTCAGCACTCCCCACATTCATTATACCAATGATTCTTGTTGGGAAG GCTGATAGCAGTTTATGTTGGAAGGATCGCTATTGGGTAAAA GCTAATCTCTGGGTCATACTTTTCAGTTATGTCGGAAATTATTTTTGGACACACTATTTTTTCACTGTTCTTGGCGCTTCATATACATTCCCCTCGTGGAAAATGAACAAT GTACCTCACACCACTTTCCTTCTCACACATGTATGCTTCTTGTTCTACCACGTGTCATCAAATATGACACTTCGTAGAATCCAGCATTCAATTGCTCACTTGCCCGAGAAAACACAGTCTCTTTTCAAAGCAGCCTGGATTCTGGCTCTTTCATACTTTATAGCATATCTGGAGACACTAGCTATTTCCAAT TTTCCATATTACGAATTTGTGGACCGAGCATCCATGTACAAAGTCGGTTCTTTGTTTTACGCAATATACTTTTTTGTTAGCTTCCCTATGTTTTTGAG AATCGACGAGAAACCTGGTGATCCCTGGGATTTGCCTCGTGTAGCCATAGATGCTTTAGGTGCTGCGATGCTTGTCACCATTATACTCGACTTGTGGCGTATATTTCTCGGACCAATAGTGCCACTTTCAAATTCCAATCAATGCTCTCAACCTGGACTGCCTTGGTTTCCAGTAAACGCCTAG